In one window of Methanosarcina vacuolata Z-761 DNA:
- a CDS encoding class I SAM-dependent methyltransferase, with protein sequence MDQNQSRNYKKYNSKNPLMGVVISNFMKNLKETAVPLKNINNVIDIGCGEGFVINCLNYPKITGVDISRNALRIAKEKNPECEFCSGSICDISFKENSFDLVIATEVLEHLDKPDLALQEIRRITKNYCIISVPNEPYFRAMNFLRGKNLTRFGNDPEHVQNWSSGKFVSLIETYFDVLEVRRPFPWTMVLCKK encoded by the coding sequence ATGGATCAGAACCAGAGTAGAAATTACAAAAAATACAACTCAAAAAATCCGCTTATGGGCGTAGTGATATCCAATTTTATGAAAAACTTAAAGGAAACGGCCGTTCCTTTAAAAAATATAAATAATGTTATTGATATAGGCTGTGGGGAAGGATTTGTCATTAACTGCCTTAATTATCCAAAAATAACAGGCGTTGATATTTCCAGAAATGCTCTGAGAATTGCAAAGGAGAAAAATCCAGAATGTGAATTTTGTTCAGGCAGCATATGTGACATTTCGTTTAAAGAAAACAGTTTTGATCTTGTTATAGCAACCGAAGTACTGGAACACCTCGATAAACCGGATTTAGCCCTTCAGGAGATCCGACGAATAACCAAAAATTACTGTATTATCAGTGTGCCTAATGAACCCTATTTCCGTGCTATGAATTTCTTACGGGGTAAAAATTTAACACGTTTTGGGAATGATCCTGAACATGTTCAGAACTGGAGTTCAGGAAAGTTTGTGAGTTTAATAGAAACTTATTTTGATGTTCTGGAAGTTCGAAGGCCGTTTCCCTGGACTATGGTTCTATGCAAAAAATAA
- a CDS encoding lysylphosphatidylglycerol synthase transmembrane domain-containing protein — MNWKTIGKTVVSLGLMFYLIAKLDLRTIYETFTQMNLELLSLSLPFIALMYLIKAIKWQSLLNCINVQIPVKRSLEIILMGNFYGALTPGRAGEVSRAFYLDAENSRSIPTVVMDRVIDMVCLLVLSVLSIAFFFKDRYLIYIMTPMIMIFVAGIFVITNEKIVTLIFGIFSKKSEFKENYIQTIKQITGNKKAIFSVSALTLGYYLLNLFVYWVVIKSLNPALNSLLTFSLPIVVVLGNFPISISGFGVREFVSVTIFKLLNESSAYGFSCSIVLYFLTTLLPAIFGFMLTLRKKP, encoded by the coding sequence ATGAACTGGAAAACAATAGGTAAAACTGTAGTCAGTTTGGGGCTAATGTTTTACCTGATAGCCAAACTTGACCTGAGGACAATCTACGAGACCTTTACCCAGATGAACCTGGAATTGCTTTCGCTCTCGTTGCCTTTTATTGCTCTGATGTACCTGATAAAAGCGATAAAATGGCAGTCTCTACTTAATTGTATAAATGTCCAAATTCCCGTAAAAAGGTCGCTTGAAATAATTTTGATGGGTAATTTTTATGGAGCCCTTACTCCGGGCAGGGCAGGAGAAGTTTCAAGAGCCTTTTATTTAGATGCTGAGAACTCCAGAAGCATACCAACCGTAGTGATGGACAGAGTCATAGATATGGTCTGTCTCCTGGTTTTAAGTGTACTATCTATAGCTTTCTTTTTTAAGGACAGATATCTAATCTATATAATGACGCCAATGATAATGATTTTTGTCGCAGGTATTTTTGTTATTACAAATGAAAAGATCGTAACTCTTATTTTTGGGATATTTTCGAAGAAAAGTGAATTTAAAGAAAATTATATTCAAACGATAAAACAAATCACTGGAAATAAAAAAGCTATTTTTTCGGTTTCTGCATTAACTCTTGGGTATTATTTACTCAATTTATTTGTATACTGGGTAGTTATAAAATCCTTAAATCCTGCATTAAACAGCTTACTTACCTTTTCCCTTCCAATAGTAGTAGTTCTGGGTAATTTTCCAATTTCCATATCAGGGTTTGGAGTTAGAGAGTTCGTAAGCGTTACAATATTCAAGTTATTGAATGAAAGTTCTGCATATGGTTTTTCCTGCTCTATCGTTCTATATTTCTTGACTACACTATTACCAGCGATATTTGGATTCATGCTTACTTTAAGAAAAAAACCTTAA
- a CDS encoding MtaA/CmuA family methyltransferase, with the protein MVSEMTPTRRVLAAVLGGRVDYVPPANPLAQTTTELMQICNASWPKAHFDSKMMADLAAAPYEVCGIEAARPQFDISLEAEVLGCKLDWNKPDRPPVTGPAYTDSSDITWPDKLEEAGRIPVVLGAIEELRKRYDGMLPIIPGLTSPFTVAGHIAGVENIARWTKTDPEKAHAFIEAATDFVIAYGKLQTIYGAHIIFLADPSASGDLISAETYREFILPSHKRIAKEISCPQILHICGNTSKLLPYIKQSGIDCFSFDAVPVWYCRKVMGNDMSILGSLDVIDLMPNGTPEQVYNRTRECILQGADIVGTSCGVSYGTSLENLRAYVRACKETPIPKCDDVEDLVRQIGVGIGRNMKENVLGGVQE; encoded by the coding sequence ATGGTAAGTGAAATGACTCCAACCCGAAGAGTTCTGGCAGCAGTGCTTGGAGGCAGGGTTGACTATGTACCCCCTGCAAATCCCCTGGCTCAAACCACAACCGAACTGATGCAGATATGCAATGCCTCCTGGCCAAAAGCCCACTTTGACAGCAAGATGATGGCAGACCTTGCAGCCGCTCCCTATGAGGTCTGCGGCATTGAGGCTGCACGTCCCCAGTTCGATATTTCTCTCGAAGCAGAAGTCCTTGGGTGCAAACTTGACTGGAATAAACCGGACAGGCCTCCTGTAACTGGCCCTGCTTATACAGACTCCTCAGATATAACCTGGCCCGATAAATTGGAAGAAGCCGGAAGAATACCGGTAGTGCTCGGGGCAATCGAAGAACTGAGAAAGCGCTACGATGGCATGCTCCCTATAATCCCAGGACTTACATCCCCCTTTACGGTAGCAGGTCACATAGCAGGTGTTGAAAATATAGCCAGGTGGACAAAGACCGACCCAGAAAAAGCCCATGCCTTCATTGAAGCAGCAACCGATTTCGTGATAGCTTACGGGAAGTTGCAGACTATTTACGGGGCACATATCATCTTCCTCGCTGATCCTTCGGCTTCTGGGGACCTGATTTCTGCGGAAACATACAGGGAATTTATACTTCCTTCCCACAAAAGAATAGCAAAGGAAATAAGCTGCCCTCAGATCCTGCACATCTGCGGAAATACCAGTAAACTCTTGCCTTACATAAAACAAAGTGGAATTGACTGCTTCTCCTTTGATGCCGTTCCAGTCTGGTATTGCCGTAAGGTAATGGGCAACGATATGTCCATTCTCGGAAGTCTGGATGTCATAGACCTGATGCCAAACGGTACCCCCGAACAGGTTTATAACAGAACTAGGGAATGCATTTTGCAGGGAGCTGATATTGTAGGGACTTCATGTGGGGTCTCATATGGAACCTCCCTCGAAAATCTCAGAGCGTATGTTAGAGCCTGTAAAGAAACCCCAATCCCGAAATGCGATGATGTTGAAGATCTTGTCAGGCAGATTGGAGTCGGTATCGGTAGGAATATGAAAGAAAATGTGCTGGGAGGGGTGCAGGAATGA
- a CDS encoding methylthiol--CoM methyltransferase, producing the protein MIRHIDVAVQKIFEMKEKEPSRFKKLIDEGIMIGLGVDIGDKSKEITAVDQIKKQNMPKDPKYAAVAESVIEGDSAETVNLTTALLAAGRDPTDLVLNALMPGIQTVCELYDIGESYVPEILLANEALVGGVKLCQERIGEVPSRGKVVSLVIEGDVHDIGKNIVAAILRANGFEVVDMGSDVTVEEAVKTVKATNADLVTGTTLMSTTKGGLKDLAEILYSEDVPVACGGAAIDRNFVETFSNSIYGKTPLDAVKIAKKICAGKSWKEARQELY; encoded by the coding sequence ATGATCAGGCACATCGACGTTGCGGTTCAGAAGATATTCGAGATGAAAGAGAAAGAACCTTCCAGGTTTAAAAAACTCATTGACGAAGGAATCATGATCGGCCTTGGGGTTGACATTGGAGACAAAAGTAAAGAAATAACTGCTGTCGACCAGATAAAGAAACAGAACATGCCGAAAGATCCCAAATATGCAGCCGTGGCAGAATCAGTGATCGAGGGGGACAGCGCCGAAACAGTAAACCTCACAACTGCTCTGCTTGCAGCAGGAAGAGATCCTACAGACCTGGTATTAAATGCCCTTATGCCGGGAATCCAGACCGTATGTGAGCTTTACGACATAGGAGAGAGCTACGTACCTGAAATCCTGCTGGCAAATGAAGCACTTGTAGGAGGAGTGAAACTTTGCCAGGAAAGGATAGGCGAAGTCCCCTCCAGGGGGAAAGTAGTGTCCCTCGTTATTGAAGGAGATGTGCATGATATAGGCAAGAACATTGTAGCTGCCATTCTCAGAGCAAATGGTTTCGAGGTAGTTGATATGGGGAGTGATGTAACGGTAGAAGAAGCCGTTAAAACCGTAAAGGCAACAAATGCTGACCTTGTTACCGGAACAACTCTCATGAGCACAACCAAAGGCGGCCTTAAAGACCTTGCAGAAATCCTTTATTCTGAAGATGTTCCCGTAGCCTGTGGCGGGGCTGCAATCGACAGAAATTTCGTCGAGACCTTTAGTAACTCAATATATGGAAAAACTCCACTTGACGCAGTAAAAATCGCAAAGAAGATCTGTGCAGGAAAGAGCTGGAAAGAAGCCCGTCAGGAACTTTACTGA
- a CDS encoding glycosyltransferase family 2 protein, producing the protein MSDKLDLSIIIPVFNEGENVGELYNQLNVVLSKLGKASEIIFVDDGSMDDTFKKLKTIKDSKIKIVRFQRNYGKAAALSCGFKKSQGNFVITMDGDLQDDPKEIPRFLEKLEEYDMVSGWKSKRHDPVSKTLPSKFFNALTRHITGVKIHDFNCGFKGYRNYVVKNIRLYGEFHRYIPALAHWKGYTVGEIEVEHHPRIHGKSKYGFERLLKGFLDLITVTFLNLYKKRPLHIFGGIGFLLILSAMIINLNLVSLWFRGIKIGDRPLLMLSILITVLGAQFISLGLIGELITNSRNNDDYIIKYDSYELENNR; encoded by the coding sequence ATGTCCGATAAATTAGATCTCTCAATCATAATCCCGGTTTTCAATGAAGGAGAAAACGTAGGGGAATTATATAATCAATTGAATGTAGTTCTTTCCAAATTGGGAAAAGCATCTGAGATTATTTTCGTAGATGATGGATCTATGGATGATACTTTTAAAAAGTTAAAAACAATCAAAGATAGCAAAATTAAGATTGTAAGATTCCAGAGGAACTATGGAAAAGCTGCGGCTCTTTCCTGCGGTTTTAAGAAATCACAGGGAAATTTTGTTATTACCATGGATGGAGACCTGCAGGATGACCCCAAAGAAATCCCGAGATTTCTTGAAAAATTAGAAGAATATGATATGGTCTCAGGCTGGAAGAGTAAAAGACATGACCCTGTTTCAAAAACCCTTCCCTCAAAATTCTTCAACGCATTAACTCGACATATCACAGGAGTCAAAATTCATGACTTCAACTGCGGGTTTAAAGGTTATAGAAACTATGTCGTAAAGAATATAAGATTATATGGAGAATTCCATCGTTATATTCCAGCTCTAGCTCACTGGAAAGGATACACTGTTGGAGAAATTGAAGTCGAACACCATCCTAGAATTCATGGAAAATCAAAATATGGATTTGAAAGACTACTTAAAGGCTTTCTGGACCTGATCACAGTCACATTTTTGAACCTATACAAGAAAAGGCCTCTTCACATCTTTGGAGGTATCGGCTTCTTACTAATACTCTCAGCAATGATCATAAACCTGAACCTGGTCTCGCTATGGTTCAGGGGTATCAAGATAGGAGATAGGCCTCTGCTGATGTTGAGTATATTAATCACAGTTCTTGGAGCTCAATTTATTTCCCTTGGCCTGATCGGAGAACTGATCACAAACTCCAGAAATAACGATGATTATATTATAAAGTACGATAGCTATGAACTGGAAAACAATAGGTAA
- a CDS encoding peptidylprolyl isomerase: MAIQKGDFIKLNYTGKFEDGRIFDTTDEELAKKEDIFNPRGLYGGDVVIVGANHTIEGLDEDLEGKEVGYNGSVVIPPEKAFGLSNPKLVETISITKLKDRNVHPGLPVEVDGRRGVVSRVIGRRVTVDFNGPLAGKTVTYEYTIENVLETEVEKIQGLLALYTGLRDLEIEAVDGVAKIYTPTGLTFNQRWLMAKDRVASELFKYAGLKEVQFIEKITAEPETQIPAKPEAEAEAEPESESKPETEESSEPEV, translated from the coding sequence ATGGCAATCCAGAAAGGCGATTTCATAAAGTTGAACTACACAGGTAAGTTCGAAGACGGCAGAATTTTCGATACAACAGACGAAGAACTAGCAAAAAAGGAGGATATCTTTAATCCGCGCGGGCTTTACGGCGGAGACGTTGTTATTGTCGGGGCAAATCATACTATTGAGGGACTTGATGAAGATCTCGAGGGAAAGGAAGTCGGCTACAACGGAAGCGTTGTAATCCCTCCGGAAAAGGCTTTTGGCCTGAGTAATCCCAAGCTTGTAGAAACGATTTCTATCACAAAACTGAAAGACCGAAATGTTCACCCTGGTCTTCCTGTTGAGGTAGATGGCAGAAGAGGAGTTGTCAGTAGGGTTATAGGCCGCAGGGTCACTGTAGACTTTAATGGTCCTCTTGCAGGCAAGACCGTTACCTATGAGTATACTATTGAAAATGTTCTTGAGACTGAAGTTGAGAAAATTCAGGGTCTTCTTGCCCTCTATACCGGCCTCAGGGATCTGGAAATCGAGGCTGTTGACGGTGTTGCAAAGATTTATACTCCAACAGGTCTGACCTTCAACCAGCGCTGGCTCATGGCAAAGGATAGGGTTGCATCCGAACTTTTCAAGTATGCTGGTCTTAAGGAAGTCCAGTTCATTGAAAAGATTACAGCAGAACCCGAAACTCAGATACCAGCCAAGCCCGAAGCTGAAGCAGAGGCTGAACCCGAATCTGAGTCTAAACCAGAAACCGAGGAATCCTCAGAACCGGAAGTCTGA
- a CDS encoding carboxymuconolactone decarboxylase family protein, with translation MDKFVKDKINQSINDRKQHHSQFLENCITYNSFLELEKKAFEAGCLSRKHKELMALSISIVTKCEPCIEWHVQQACLAGASDKEIYETIDVAIEMGGGPAAAYSRFALNALDFHKDKK, from the coding sequence ATGGATAAATTTGTCAAAGATAAAATAAATCAAAGTATAAACGATAGAAAGCAACACCATTCTCAATTTTTAGAGAATTGTATTACTTATAACTCTTTTCTTGAATTAGAAAAGAAAGCATTTGAAGCTGGTTGCCTTTCACGGAAACATAAGGAACTAATGGCTCTATCTATTTCTATTGTTACTAAATGTGAACCCTGTATTGAATGGCACGTTCAACAGGCTTGTTTAGCAGGTGCATCAGATAAAGAAATATATGAAACTATAGATGTGGCCATCGAGATGGGAGGAGGGCCAGCTGCTGCTTACTCACGATTTGCATTAAATGCATTGGATTTTCACAAAGACAAAAAATAG
- a CDS encoding phosphatase PAP2 family protein yields MFQTEPILYLQSLGNDWLTSLMILITSMGSSAFLVSIVIIVTFGISFRKGFLLFQLLIWTGLITEIIKTVIAFPRPDYVDNRVLNLEYGVKSTSPFNGSGPDCVFGLPDKEVLETFRLQETLSPSPFGFPSGHVAITTALWGGSSTIFNSRKIKMMAPFMVLLVALSRMYLGRHFLGDILGGAIIGLFFLTAFTFFLKSSLKDDFFKKENFELALRRKNLILYFVMFVIPLVLIASSMISAEAAGFFLGTNAAYVLIIRRGLPDDAGSTEQRVLRIFIAFLLFGISSFILSTGFENIETAAYFGPTLIEFLKAFIPASTIWVSVVICTKLNLYRREREFLSSRKGNLEQPGQGME; encoded by the coding sequence TTGTTCCAGACTGAACCTATACTCTACCTGCAATCCCTTGGAAACGATTGGCTTACATCCCTTATGATTCTGATAACTTCAATGGGATCATCGGCTTTTTTAGTTTCCATAGTAATTATCGTAACTTTCGGGATTAGTTTCCGGAAAGGTTTTCTTCTGTTCCAGCTTTTAATCTGGACAGGGCTGATTACCGAGATCATTAAAACAGTAATCGCCTTTCCAAGGCCGGACTATGTAGATAATAGAGTACTGAACCTTGAATACGGAGTGAAAAGCACGTCCCCTTTCAATGGGAGTGGGCCTGATTGTGTGTTCGGACTTCCCGATAAAGAAGTTCTCGAAACCTTCCGTCTTCAAGAAACACTTTCCCCGTCACCTTTCGGTTTCCCTTCGGGGCATGTTGCAATTACGACTGCACTCTGGGGGGGAAGCTCCACGATTTTCAACAGCCGGAAAATCAAAATGATGGCTCCTTTTATGGTATTGCTTGTAGCTTTATCGAGAATGTATCTTGGAAGACATTTCCTTGGAGATATTCTTGGAGGAGCTATTATAGGTTTATTTTTCCTGACTGCTTTTACCTTCTTTCTCAAAAGCTCCCTGAAAGATGATTTTTTCAAGAAAGAGAATTTTGAACTTGCACTCAGACGCAAGAACCTAATTTTATATTTCGTTATGTTTGTTATCCCTCTTGTTCTTATAGCTTCATCTATGATAAGTGCAGAAGCAGCGGGTTTTTTCCTCGGCACGAATGCGGCATATGTGTTGATTATACGAAGAGGGCTCCCTGATGATGCTGGAAGTACCGAACAGAGAGTTTTGAGGATATTTATTGCGTTTCTGCTGTTCGGGATCTCAAGCTTTATTCTGAGTACCGGGTTCGAGAATATTGAAACTGCAGCCTATTTTGGCCCTACACTCATCGAGTTCTTGAAAGCTTTTATACCTGCATCTACAATCTGGGTGTCTGTAGTTATCTGCACAAAGCTCAACCTGTATAGAAGAGAAAGGGAATTCTTAAGCAGCCGGAAAGGAAATCTTGAGCAGCCAGGTCAAGGAATGGAGTAG
- a CDS encoding acyltransferase family protein, with product MVATEVNSHLHEISFIGIETMKNKIIAFDFLRALAIAMIIPAHLSNFLSFTYLKLALYAVDPFVANMGLGLFIFMSGYLLYYNNHSIKSFQNVLSFYRNRLLRIFPLYWAAIAAFTLVFFIFAPRLNSGFEFPNAAHVFSFHNLIMHVLGLQIFLAPAYASPMLTLYFVGLIIVFYAIYPLIIMLSKSSKQILLYSSLIFLGCLLVSRAFNIIEYRFYTFFPMFVFGILTCKESLFEKSMMINRKNPFVQILLAALPVMLVLVIVLGSRTTLLLDPKTTFTIESAGSGTIGSSTVISMLGNMANSLGLSYLILKFIIDSVLLNLFVIIFCVLEYRFAMKFINNEFSSSLSSAFTYVATASYCIYLFHRPFLALWNSVTHFISNPLLHDVILIFIALPLLVVISYHLQILELYLKKHLFHKKATHKDFPFRGYSNSSGK from the coding sequence ATGGTTGCTACAGAGGTCAATTCACATCTACATGAAATTTCATTTATAGGAATTGAGACTATGAAAAACAAAATAATTGCATTTGATTTCTTGAGGGCTTTAGCAATAGCGATGATTATTCCGGCTCACTTAAGTAACTTTTTATCTTTCACTTATCTCAAGTTAGCTCTTTATGCCGTTGATCCTTTTGTTGCAAATATGGGACTGGGACTTTTTATATTTATGAGTGGATATTTGTTATATTATAACAACCATTCAATAAAATCGTTCCAGAACGTATTGTCTTTCTACAGAAACCGACTCCTGAGGATCTTTCCCCTTTACTGGGCAGCGATTGCTGCTTTTACACTTGTGTTCTTTATATTTGCTCCAAGGCTAAACTCAGGTTTTGAATTTCCCAATGCCGCACATGTGTTTAGTTTTCACAATCTAATCATGCATGTACTGGGACTACAAATCTTTCTTGCCCCTGCATATGCGTCCCCAATGCTGACATTATACTTTGTAGGTTTAATTATTGTTTTCTACGCAATTTACCCGCTTATCATTATGCTTTCAAAAAGTTCAAAACAGATCTTACTTTATTCTTCTCTCATATTTCTCGGGTGCTTGTTAGTCTCGAGAGCTTTTAACATCATTGAGTACCGCTTTTATACGTTTTTCCCAATGTTCGTTTTTGGGATTCTTACCTGTAAGGAAAGCCTATTTGAAAAGTCAATGATGATTAACAGGAAAAATCCTTTTGTCCAGATATTGCTGGCGGCCCTCCCTGTTATGCTGGTACTGGTTATCGTTTTGGGCTCGAGAACAACCCTTCTCCTGGACCCAAAGACTACATTTACTATTGAATCTGCAGGCAGTGGCACGATAGGGTCTTCTACAGTGATATCGATGCTAGGAAATATGGCAAATTCACTGGGCCTGAGTTACCTGATCTTAAAATTCATCATTGATTCTGTGCTTCTTAACTTATTCGTTATAATATTCTGTGTTCTGGAATACAGATTTGCAATGAAATTTATCAATAATGAATTTTCAAGCTCCCTGAGTTCTGCGTTTACGTATGTCGCTACAGCTTCATATTGTATCTATTTGTTCCACAGGCCATTTCTGGCGCTCTGGAATTCAGTGACGCACTTTATAAGTAATCCACTCCTGCATGATGTAATCCTTATCTTCATAGCGCTACCTCTCCTGGTCGTTATCTCTTATCACCTGCAGATTCTTGAATTATATTTGAAAAAGCATCTTTTTCATAAGAAAGCGACTCACAAAGACTTTCCTTTTAGAGGTTATTCAAATAGCTCTGGCAAGTGA